The Meiothermus sp. genome segment ACGAGAACATTCGTATCCAGGACTTCCACAACGCTGCGCGGCACATCGCCCGGATTCTGGATGGCTTTGCTGGTATTTGGGGGTAGCCTGAAGCGGTAGACTGAAAGCCCCACGCCGGCAGGGCAGGATGGCATCTGGGGCCGCGAAAGCTCAGGTGCAGCTTTACGGGACTTGCGTAGAATAAGTTTGTGATCCACATTCTCGACCTTCACGACCGGGCCCCCAGGGTGATTGCCTCGTTTGTGCTGGAAACAAAGGCGGGGCCGGTGCTTTTTGAAACCGGGCCCGAGTCGCGCTTCTCGGTGCTCCTGGATGGCCTCAATGCGCTGGGCTATGCGGCTTCGGACATTCGGCAAGTGTTCGTGACCCACATCCACCTCGACCACGCCGGGGCGGCCTGGCGTATGGCCGAGCGGGGGGCCACCATCTACGTTCACCCCAAAGGAGCGCCCCACCTGATAGACCCCAGCAAGCTCTGGGCCTCGGCCACGCGCATCTACGGCGAGCAGATGGAAGCCCTGTGGGGCCAGATGGGCTATGTGCCGGAGGAGCAGGTCGAGATTATCGAGGATGGCGAGGTCTTTCGGGTGGGCGAGTTCGAGATCAAGGCCCTCGAGACCCCCGGCCATGCCTACCACCACCACGCTTTTTTGATTGGCGACGCGTTGATTGGGGGTGATGTAACGGGGGTGAAGATCGGGCGCGGCCCGGTGCTGCCGCCCTGCCCCCCGCCGGAGATTCACATCGAAGCCTGGCTGGCCTCCCTCGGCAAAATTCGCGCCTTGAAGCCCCGCAAGCTCTACCTGACCCATTTTGGCCAGACCGAGGACGTGGAGCCCCACCTGAGCGCTCTGGAAGACAAACTGCTGGAGTGGGCCGACTGGATCAAGCAAAAGCTCAAGGCCGGCCAAACCCGCGAGCAGATGGTGCTCGAGTTTGAAGCCTACGTGGCCACTACCCTGCGGGCTGCGGGCCTCTCCGATGAGGAGGTGCAGGAGTACGAGTTTGCCGACCCCTCCTGGATGAGCGTGGACGGGCTGGTGCGCTACTGGAACAAGCACCATCCGGAAGAGGTGATGTCGTAGAGTTGATGCAATGCGAAGGATTGTCGGAGCTGTGTATGTCTCGCTGGACGGCGTAATGCAAGCCC includes the following:
- a CDS encoding MBL fold metallo-hydrolase, which produces MIHILDLHDRAPRVIASFVLETKAGPVLFETGPESRFSVLLDGLNALGYAASDIRQVFVTHIHLDHAGAAWRMAERGATIYVHPKGAPHLIDPSKLWASATRIYGEQMEALWGQMGYVPEEQVEIIEDGEVFRVGEFEIKALETPGHAYHHHAFLIGDALIGGDVTGVKIGRGPVLPPCPPPEIHIEAWLASLGKIRALKPRKLYLTHFGQTEDVEPHLSALEDKLLEWADWIKQKLKAGQTREQMVLEFEAYVATTLRAAGLSDEEVQEYEFADPSWMSVDGLVRYWNKHHPEEVMS